A region of the Cyprinus carpio isolate SPL01 chromosome A14, ASM1834038v1, whole genome shotgun sequence genome:
AACTGTTATGCAGTTTCATTCAGCCAAGGATTCCGACAAGCTTTCTTTCGTACACAAGCTCTCAAGCACCCAAAGCCCGTAAACTTGGGTATTTTTAAATCCTCCAGATGACAACGAGTTTTATTTCGGCTTAGACTGCAATTTTGTCTGAAGTCCCATGAACTGAGATAGTATAAAAACTGGAAGAATAAACGCTGTTAGGCTAATTGATTTCTCTTGAaatatcttttaatttattacattttctgaCACTTTGTATTATATAATCTTTTTGGGAGCCTGTAAATGTTCTATATATAAGTTAGATTTGTAATTGGATGAACTCAATAGTGTTGTTGAAGCCACGTGGTTATTAAAAAGTGGGGTGCTGATACAAAAGTTGCAAGTTGAGCTTTAAAGCTCGATTCAAACTGCAGATGCACATAGTTCTTAGCTCTGGACTATCACCATAATACCCAGGTCCTCCGTCAATTAGTGTActattactttgttttaaaagtttttgctaAATGTCAAGTATCTAACTGAGCTGATTTTATCAACATGGTcctttaaaattagttttattgttgGGTAGTGAGTGCGTTACTTATTCATCAGTATATTACTTGGCTTATCTCTGATTAGGACCACTGGATGAGGATGACCAGCCTCATGGTTTCTGCACTGTGACTTACTCCTCCAGCGACAGATTTGAGGGACACTTTGTTCATGGggagaaaaatggaaaaggaaaatTCTTCTTTTTTGATGGCAGGTTTGAGACTTTATGTTGGCACCATTGATAAGTCTATTATTGATTTACAGCATATGTTTTAATAATGGAATATAAGTCACTTTTGATTAGACTCTAagatttcataatttaaataatgacaaCTCTAAAGACGGGGTTATCGTTTTTATTCGTATGAATGGATTGCAAGTAGGATTGGTCTTGGCGGACTAGTTTTGCTATGTTGCTGCTACTGCTGACATTAGTGAAAGGTTACTGTTGAAACATGATCAATATTATAGGGATTAGGATACATGATGTTGCAAGATAAACTAAAGGAAAACCCCTGTAGCAGATCTAGACATGTGGTGCTGGGGAGGAGGAAGGATAATGAAAATTCCCACTGCCCACAATACTGATATGTACCAGGGCGAGATGGAAATAAATAAGACATAGATGGGGAAAGAGAGATTGATTGACTGTGCTGCCATTTTAGGTGTATCAATCAGCTGCTCCTAAGAATTTTATGATTGAACTTGGTATATAATTTTAGAATCATATCACTGTGAGTCACTATCATTCAAATGCACATGCAGACACATGGACCATCAACAGTCAGAGATGAAATTAACTTGCTTATTTTCTTTCTCCCCAATTTATTTGCTTCTTTGGggtcttatttttttatactctTACATACTAAAAAGCTGATTtggattattttgtttatatcagATAAATGTGATTATATTTCACCCAAATATCACCTGTTTTCTTTCCTTTATAGTAGGCTGGAGGGTTTCTATGTGGATGATGCTTTGCAGGGCCAGGGCATTTACACTTACGAGGATGGGGGAGCATTACATGGGACTTACATAGACGGCGAGCTCAATGGCCCTGCTCAAGAGTTCAATCCAGAAGGTCAACTGGTCTTCAGGGGCCAGTACAAGGACAACATTCACTATGGCATGTGCTGGATCTACTACACGGTGTGTTTTACCCAACATCAATCACTTATCACAAGTTAAATTCAATCAACAGCATTTTAACATATTGAATTCTAATCATGAACAGTCTATTGAAAAGTTCCAGGTTTATGTATGTAAGTTTTCTATTTTCTCTGCCATCTAAAGGATGGCGCCTGCGTGGTTGGGGAAGTGAATGAAGATGGAGAGATGACTGGAAAGTCTGTGTCTTATGTTTATCCTGATGGGCGTACGGCTCTGTATGGCTCCTTTGTTGATGGAGAACTGATTGAGGCCCGACGTGCCACTCTTACCACCCAAGAGAACAGCCGACCACACTTCACTGTTGATCCAGatagtaagtttatttttatttttcagttttatttgcaagacttcatttaaagcagtttaaaagACCCAAATCAGTAAAAGTTGCTTGCTATAAAATTGTtaatctttctttctcttgtaGGTCCCGTTTACTGCTACGATAAATCCACCTCGTCATGTATCGCCGGT
Encoded here:
- the LOC122147441 gene encoding histone-lysine N-methyltransferase SETD7-like → MDSDDDNIEEVVEGPLDEDDQPHGFCTVTYSSSDRFEGHFVHGEKNGKGKFFFFDGSRLEGFYVDDALQGQGIYTYEDGGALHGTYIDGELNGPAQEFNPEGQLVFRGQYKDNIHYGMCWIYYTDGACVVGEVNEDGEMTGKSVSYVYPDGRTALYGSFVDGELIEARRATLTTQENSRPHFTVDPDSPVYCYDKSTSSCIAGHKLLPDPYESQRVYVGQSLISGAGEGLFTKIEAEANTVMAFYNGVRITHTEVDSRDWSLNGNTISLDEDTVIDVPEPFNLTENYCASLGHKANHSFTPNCKYDQYVHPRFGRIKCIRTIRAVEKDEELTVAYGYDHEPSGKSGPEAPEWYTKQLLEFQQRESGEDADETC